The bacterium genome includes a window with the following:
- a CDS encoding N-acetylmuramoyl-L-alanine amidase yields MLRLPRPTARASGALIVALAFCAGVTGISIAPDYRRPMPPAPEYPPDFGTRLLVIDPGHGGDNQGAISFWFAREKRRNLRLARAVKRHLEEGGHWRVELTRDRDENLPNSDRPRMANDAGADIYISLHANGHVYPREGFGVIWYAAQKIDASRALAEAIAARLFAAGFFPDRTMGPRFTGPRGERSPEYALTHDSLPVYVRERTDHKMVYPARMPAVLIETHYMTHAGEAIRFALPAAAERLARALELGLADFALSGASGAAVESSAES; encoded by the coding sequence ATGCTCCGTCTCCCCCGTCCGACTGCCCGTGCGAGCGGCGCGCTCATCGTCGCGCTTGCGTTTTGCGCCGGCGTAACCGGCATTTCGATCGCACCGGACTATCGCCGGCCGATGCCGCCCGCGCCGGAATACCCCCCTGATTTCGGCACGCGGCTTCTGGTCATCGATCCCGGCCACGGCGGCGACAATCAGGGCGCGATCTCGTTCTGGTTCGCGCGCGAAAAAAGGCGCAACCTTCGCCTTGCGCGCGCGGTCAAACGGCATCTCGAGGAAGGCGGGCACTGGCGCGTCGAACTGACGCGCGATCGCGACGAAAATCTCCCCAACTCCGACCGCCCCCGGATGGCCAACGACGCCGGCGCGGATATCTACATCAGCCTGCACGCGAACGGGCACGTGTATCCGCGCGAGGGATTCGGCGTGATCTGGTACGCCGCGCAGAAAATCGACGCAAGCCGCGCGCTTGCCGAGGCGATCGCGGCGCGTCTTTTCGCCGCGGGCTTTTTTCCGGATCGCACGATGGGTCCGCGCTTCACCGGGCCGCGTGGCGAGCGATCGCCCGAATACGCGCTCACGCACGATTCGCTTCCGGTGTACGTGCGCGAACGGACGGATCACAAGATGGTTTATCCCGCGCGGATGCCGGCCGTCCTGATCGAGACGCACTACATGACGCACGCGGGCGAGGCGATCCGTTTCGCCCTGCCGGCCGCCGCCGAACGTCTGGCGCGCGCCCTCGAGCTTGGGCTTGCCGATTTCGCGCTTTCGGGCGCGTCGGGAGCGGCCGTGGAATCAAGCGCCGAATCTTGA